In one window of Nocardia brasiliensis DNA:
- a CDS encoding lipid-transfer protein — MPGISGRAAIVGIGATDFSKDSGRSELRLAAEAVNAALADAGLTPGDVDGLTTFTMDTNTQAAVARAVGIPQLKFFSHIGYGGGAACATIQQAAMAVATGVADVVVAYRAFNERSVSRFGQFSTALATAPTSSGIDAGWSYPQGLGTPAAQVAMVARRYIHVYGATSADFGRVAVADRKHAAVNPAAFFYGKPISLADHQNSRWIAEPLHLLDCCQESDGGVAIVVTSVERARDLPQRPAVIAAAAQGCGADQYVMTSYYRDAMDGLPEMGLVGDQLWAQSGLRPEDMQAAILYDHFTPFVLMQLEELGFCGRGEAKDFIADGAIEVGGRLPLNTHGGQLGEAYIHGMNGIAEAVRQIRGTSVNPVADLTNILVTAGTGVPTSGLVLSAD; from the coding sequence CTGCCTGGCATCTCCGGCCGCGCGGCCATCGTCGGCATCGGCGCGACCGACTTCTCCAAGGATTCCGGACGCAGCGAATTGCGCCTGGCCGCCGAGGCGGTCAACGCCGCGCTGGCCGACGCGGGCCTGACCCCCGGCGACGTCGACGGCCTGACCACCTTCACCATGGACACCAACACCCAGGCCGCGGTGGCGAGAGCGGTCGGCATCCCGCAGCTGAAGTTCTTCAGCCACATCGGCTATGGCGGCGGCGCGGCGTGCGCGACGATCCAGCAGGCGGCCATGGCGGTGGCCACCGGCGTCGCCGACGTGGTGGTGGCCTATCGGGCGTTCAACGAGCGGTCGGTGTCGCGGTTCGGTCAGTTCTCCACCGCGCTGGCGACCGCGCCGACCTCCTCCGGCATCGACGCGGGCTGGTCCTACCCGCAGGGACTCGGCACGCCCGCCGCGCAGGTGGCCATGGTCGCCCGGCGCTACATCCACGTATACGGCGCCACCAGCGCGGATTTCGGCCGCGTCGCGGTGGCCGACCGCAAGCATGCCGCGGTGAACCCGGCCGCCTTCTTCTACGGGAAGCCGATTTCCCTGGCGGACCACCAGAATTCGCGCTGGATCGCCGAGCCGCTGCACCTGCTCGACTGCTGCCAGGAGTCCGACGGCGGGGTGGCGATCGTGGTGACCAGTGTCGAGCGGGCCCGTGACCTACCGCAGCGTCCCGCCGTGATCGCCGCCGCGGCCCAGGGGTGCGGCGCCGACCAGTACGTCATGACCAGCTACTACCGTGACGCCATGGACGGCCTGCCGGAAATGGGTCTGGTCGGTGACCAGCTCTGGGCACAGAGCGGTCTGCGGCCCGAGGACATGCAGGCCGCGATCCTCTACGACCACTTCACCCCGTTCGTGCTCATGCAGCTGGAGGAACTCGGGTTCTGCGGGCGCGGCGAGGCCAAGGATTTCATCGCCGACGGCGCCATCGAGGTCGGCGGCAGGCTGCCGCTGAACACCCACGGCGGCCAGCTCGGTGAGGCCTACATCCACGGCATGAACGGCATCGCCGAGGCGGTCCGCCAGATTCGCGGCACCTCGGTGAACCCGGTGGCCGACCTGACGAACATCCTGGTCACCGCGGGCACCGGCGTGCCGACGTCGGGTCTGGTGCTCAGCGCCGACTGA
- a CDS encoding agmatine deiminase family protein, producing the protein MSRRSVFSVLAGAGLLAAGMSACGSTEPAATASATPEPAGPGGRFGAEWESHARTFMSWPAQSAIWGRYLGDVRADIAGLAREIAEYEYVVMLARADQAQDAQRQCGGGVEVIALEVDDLWARDTVPVFVEQAGKVVGVDLHFNGWGNKQPHPNDGPLGRNLLARYGIPAHSAPFVAEGGALETDGHGTLLVTESSIVNDNRNPGKSRDQLEAELKQTLGVEKVIWFDGVRGADITDAHVDCLVRYVAPGVVLLDKPFPGAPADSWSRSSDQARRVLTSATDARGRAIEVVELPQPDPDRITGDGAEFVSSYANFYIANGAVFLPEFGDRAADDRARGILRDHLPGRDVVSVPIDAIAAGGGGIHCSTHDQPGPPAH; encoded by the coding sequence ATGTCTCGCCGTTCCGTCTTCAGCGTCCTCGCGGGCGCGGGCCTGCTGGCCGCGGGTATGTCGGCGTGCGGGTCCACCGAGCCTGCCGCGACCGCGTCGGCCACCCCGGAACCCGCCGGTCCCGGCGGACGTTTCGGCGCGGAATGGGAGAGCCACGCGCGCACGTTCATGTCCTGGCCCGCACAGTCCGCGATCTGGGGTCGCTACCTCGGCGACGTGCGCGCGGACATCGCCGGGCTGGCCCGCGAGATCGCCGAGTACGAGTACGTGGTCATGCTGGCCAGGGCCGACCAGGCGCAGGACGCGCAGCGGCAGTGCGGCGGCGGCGTCGAGGTGATCGCGCTGGAGGTGGACGACCTGTGGGCCCGCGACACCGTGCCGGTCTTCGTCGAGCAGGCGGGCAAGGTGGTCGGCGTCGACCTGCACTTCAACGGGTGGGGCAACAAGCAGCCGCACCCCAACGACGGTCCGCTCGGCCGAAACCTGCTCGCGCGCTACGGCATTCCCGCTCACTCCGCGCCGTTCGTCGCCGAGGGCGGCGCGTTGGAGACCGACGGCCATGGCACGCTGCTGGTCACCGAGAGCTCGATCGTCAACGACAACCGCAACCCGGGCAAGAGCCGCGACCAGCTCGAGGCCGAACTGAAGCAGACCCTCGGCGTCGAGAAGGTGATCTGGTTCGACGGCGTGCGCGGCGCGGACATCACCGACGCGCACGTCGACTGCCTGGTCCGCTACGTCGCGCCGGGAGTCGTGCTGTTGGACAAGCCTTTTCCGGGCGCGCCCGCCGACTCCTGGTCCCGTTCCAGCGATCAGGCCCGGCGCGTGCTGACGAGCGCGACCGATGCGCGCGGGCGCGCCATCGAGGTGGTCGAGCTGCCCCAGCCCGATCCCGACCGGATCACCGGCGATGGGGCGGAATTCGTCTCCAGCTACGCGAACTTCTACATCGCCAACGGCGCGGTGTTCCTGCCCGAGTTCGGCGATCGCGCCGCCGACGACCGCGCACGGGGCATCCTGCGCGATCATTTGCCCGGCCGCGACGTCGTCTCGGTGCCGATCGACGCGATCGCCGCGGGCGGCGGCGGGATCCACTGCTCGACGCACGATCAGCCGGGCCCGCCGGCGCACTGA
- a CDS encoding TetR/AcrR family transcriptional regulator — protein MSRRDSILESAARVVAQRGIRGLRVEELAEAAGVSTSLIYYHFKDRAGLLAQTLDFISARAERYTDAELDVAADPIGHLEQVLLLELQDQQVVVENSTAWGEYRSAAIFQPELREQLGAATMRWNGYLGEVIRTAQDRGLVGAEVVPGDAAERLTALVEGVSMRWLSGALELGRARALVRDAIALELGRVGVA, from the coding sequence ATGTCTCGTCGTGATTCGATCTTGGAGTCGGCCGCGCGCGTGGTCGCGCAGCGCGGAATCCGTGGCCTGCGGGTCGAGGAGCTGGCCGAGGCCGCCGGCGTCTCCACCTCGCTGATCTACTACCACTTCAAGGACAGAGCGGGCCTGCTCGCACAGACCCTGGACTTCATCAGCGCCAGGGCCGAGCGCTACACCGACGCCGAACTCGACGTCGCCGCCGACCCGATCGGCCACCTCGAACAGGTGCTGTTGCTGGAGCTGCAGGATCAGCAGGTGGTGGTGGAGAACAGCACCGCGTGGGGTGAGTACCGCTCGGCCGCCATCTTTCAACCCGAACTGCGTGAGCAGCTCGGGGCGGCGACGATGCGCTGGAACGGCTACCTCGGCGAGGTCATCCGCACGGCACAGGATCGTGGCCTCGTCGGCGCCGAGGTCGTGCCGGGCGATGCGGCCGAGCGGCTCACCGCGCTGGTCGAAGGGGTGAGCATGCGCTGGCTCAGCGGCGCGCTCGAACTCGGGCGCGCGCGAGCCTTGGTCCGCGACGCCATCGCGCTCGAACTCGGCCGGGTCGGCGTCGCGTGA
- a CDS encoding NUDIX hydrolase: MSTRHIVDAHVLLRRDNQLLLSKRRGPDEFDGRWHLPAGKVEVGESVTAAAVREAHEEIGVHIDPADLRHIHTAHVIGSGHEPRLGVFFEVRTWRGEPVNREPEKCYELRWFSLDDLPADIIAYPTAGIDALTSGVTYSERGWGG; this comes from the coding sequence GTGAGTACCCGGCACATCGTCGACGCGCACGTCCTGCTCCGCCGCGACAACCAGCTGCTGCTCAGCAAGCGGCGCGGCCCCGACGAGTTCGACGGTCGCTGGCATCTCCCGGCGGGCAAGGTCGAGGTGGGTGAGTCGGTGACCGCGGCGGCGGTCCGCGAGGCGCACGAGGAGATCGGCGTCCACATCGACCCGGCCGACCTGCGCCACATCCACACCGCGCACGTCATCGGCAGCGGTCACGAGCCGCGCCTCGGGGTGTTCTTCGAGGTCCGTACCTGGCGCGGCGAGCCGGTCAATCGCGAACCGGAGAAATGCTACGAACTGCGCTGGTTCTCCCTCGACGACCTCCCCGCCGACATCATTGCCTACCCCACCGCCGGCATCGACGCCTTGACCAGCGGCGTCACCTACAGTGAGCGCGGGTGGGGCGGTTAG
- a CDS encoding TetR/AcrR family transcriptional regulator, which yields MSTADRRTLIVDAAIDLIATQGIRALTHRAIDTALQLPAGSSSYYYRTKRTLIEAIVERITARSRADFAAAQLAPPGPLAPDAIAADIAGWLDRLLTERRNHLIVRHALILELLADADLRARLARSLFSAERARNLFAALRVADPGAAAADFIAVLEGAIFDRFAGLRADLAPGSPESIRQLTGLLSAFFRGVGGAT from the coding sequence ATGTCCACAGCCGACCGCCGCACATTGATCGTCGATGCCGCCATCGACCTGATTGCCACCCAAGGGATTCGGGCACTCACCCACCGCGCCATCGATACCGCGCTACAGTTGCCCGCCGGGTCGAGCTCGTACTACTACCGGACCAAACGCACGCTCATCGAGGCGATCGTCGAACGCATCACCGCCCGATCCCGCGCGGACTTCGCCGCCGCCCAGCTCGCGCCGCCCGGCCCGCTCGCGCCCGACGCCATCGCGGCGGACATCGCGGGCTGGCTGGACCGATTACTCACCGAACGCCGCAACCATCTGATCGTCCGGCACGCGTTGATCCTCGAACTACTGGCGGATGCCGATCTGCGCGCGCGACTGGCCCGCAGCCTCTTTTCCGCCGAGCGCGCCCGAAACCTGTTCGCCGCCTTGCGCGTTGCCGACCCGGGCGCCGCGGCGGCCGACTTCATCGCGGTGCTCGAAGGCGCGATCTTCGACCGGTTCGCCGGCCTGCGCGCCGATCTCGCGCCGGGCAGCCCCGAAAGCATCCGCCAGCTGACAGGCCTGCTCTCGGCGTTCTTTCGCGGCGTCGGCGGCGCTACCTAA
- the zapE gene encoding cell division protein ZapE, which produces MRAVHAVVLDADQERAARRLAELIDRRGRPVRGHRGIYLYGRPGRGKTMVMDRCFAAVAPRHKRRFHFHEFFARLHAAVHTGGSIDKAVAALLGGARLVCFDEFHVHDIGDAMLIARLLDALFARRVVLVVTSNYPPAGLLPNPLFHDKFLPTIARIAAQLDVISLDGPVDYRTLADRGVVGARSGFAAGHYRIECAAARFPLEGACAVPIGTRSIRARSADGDALVVEFAALCGTPTAASDYVELAQRFRRWAIVDVPRLAEVAPDWVMRFVNVVDVLYDADLELGISARAPLPELVAGVPDIPDISRLISRLCELSQLAAPPVGELRNVAATRP; this is translated from the coding sequence ATGCGTGCTGTGCACGCCGTTGTGCTCGACGCGGATCAGGAGCGAGCGGCGCGGCGGCTGGCCGAGCTGATCGATCGGCGCGGGCGGCCGGTCCGGGGGCATCGGGGGATCTACCTGTATGGCAGGCCTGGACGGGGCAAGACGATGGTGATGGATCGCTGCTTCGCCGCAGTGGCCCCGCGGCACAAGCGCCGCTTCCACTTTCACGAGTTCTTCGCGCGATTGCACGCGGCGGTGCACACGGGCGGCTCGATCGACAAGGCTGTCGCGGCGCTGCTCGGCGGCGCGCGGCTGGTCTGCTTCGACGAGTTCCATGTGCACGACATCGGCGACGCGATGCTCATCGCGCGCCTGCTCGACGCGCTGTTCGCCCGCCGGGTGGTGCTGGTGGTCACCTCGAACTACCCACCGGCGGGACTGCTGCCCAATCCGCTGTTCCACGACAAGTTCTTGCCGACCATCGCCCGGATCGCCGCACAGTTGGATGTCATTTCGCTCGACGGTCCTGTGGACTACCGCACCCTTGCCGACCGTGGGGTCGTCGGTGCGCGCTCCGGTTTCGCCGCGGGTCACTACCGGATCGAGTGCGCCGCCGCGCGATTCCCGCTCGAGGGCGCATGCGCGGTGCCGATCGGCACTCGCTCGATTCGGGCCCGGTCGGCCGACGGTGACGCACTCGTCGTCGAATTCGCCGCGCTCTGTGGCACGCCCACCGCGGCGTCGGACTATGTCGAACTGGCGCAACGCTTTCGGCGCTGGGCCATCGTGGATGTCCCGCGTTTGGCCGAGGTCGCGCCGGACTGGGTAATGCGATTCGTCAATGTGGTAGACGTGCTCTACGACGCGGATCTGGAGCTCGGAATCTCGGCGCGGGCACCATTGCCGGAGTTGGTTGCCGGTGTACCCGACATTCCCGACATTTCCCGGCTCATCAGCCGACTTTGTGAACTTTCCCAATTGGCGGCACCTCCCGTCGGAGAGTTGCGCAATGTAGCGGCGACCCGGCCCTGA
- a CDS encoding DUF4129 domain-containing protein: MAGARSPILRVIVLITLLASAAFTLRGYLPGVAESRDQPGPPSALSVALMPVLLTVSMVILVAGVIASQHRLPLAMPEPERERTRRRGGLGRVGLLVLAGLAVLALVLTAASAIFFAGFGGEESASPGPAQAPNPGQAPDEFPTSAPDPGVAPTGTALLLTVIAAIALVVVALTGLGVVAVASRRGPAPAPPPLVAVPPTAVDSLARAAEMGLAAMNVPGQDPRTAIIACYVAMERGLAFDRAAAPLVSDTPMEVLARAFERGALHDASARELVALFEEARFSPHAMLEWQRMRAEQLLRIVLADLQGEQA; encoded by the coding sequence GTGGCCGGGGCGCGATCGCCGATATTGCGCGTGATCGTGCTGATCACGTTGCTGGCGTCTGCCGCGTTCACGTTACGTGGATATCTGCCCGGGGTGGCGGAATCCCGCGATCAGCCAGGGCCGCCCTCGGCGCTGTCGGTGGCCCTGATGCCGGTTCTGCTCACCGTGTCCATGGTCATCCTGGTCGCCGGGGTGATAGCGAGTCAGCATCGACTACCGCTGGCCATGCCCGAACCCGAGCGCGAGCGCACCCGGCGCCGTGGCGGTCTCGGCCGGGTCGGGCTGCTCGTGCTTGCCGGTCTCGCTGTGCTCGCGCTCGTCCTCACGGCCGCCTCCGCGATCTTTTTCGCCGGGTTCGGCGGTGAGGAGTCCGCGTCACCCGGCCCCGCCCAGGCGCCGAACCCGGGCCAGGCGCCGGATGAATTCCCCACCAGCGCACCCGATCCCGGTGTCGCACCGACCGGAACCGCGCTGCTGCTGACCGTGATCGCGGCGATCGCGCTGGTCGTGGTCGCGCTCACCGGGCTCGGCGTGGTCGCCGTCGCCTCCCGGCGCGGGCCTGCACCCGCCCCGCCGCCGCTGGTCGCCGTGCCGCCGACCGCGGTGGACTCGTTGGCCAGGGCGGCCGAAATGGGTCTGGCCGCGATGAACGTGCCGGGCCAGGACCCGCGCACCGCGATCATCGCCTGCTACGTCGCGATGGAACGCGGGCTCGCCTTCGATCGCGCTGCCGCACCGCTGGTTTCGGACACCCCGATGGAGGTGCTGGCCCGCGCGTTCGAGCGCGGCGCGCTGCACGACGCCTCCGCCAGGGAATTGGTCGCCCTGTTCGAGGAGGCCAGGTTCAGCCCGCACGCGATGCTCGAGTGGCAGCGCATGCGCGCCGAACAGCTGCTGCGGATCGTGCTCGCCGATCTACAGGGCGAGCAGGCATGA
- a CDS encoding AAA family ATPase, protein MTMPMDVTVQRSDAVLREISRVVVGKRDEMRLILIAVLAGGHVLIEDLPGLGKTLIARSFAAALGLQFTRVQFTPDLLPADLLGSTIYDMTSGRFTFRRGPVFTNVLLADEINRTPPKTQAALLESMAEGQVSIDGETFQLPKPFIVLATDNPIEYEGTYPLPEAQLDRFAIQLRLGYLSEHDETQMIRRRLERGATAPQVGQVVDANGLLEMRQSVEYVTVHPDVVSYVVALAAATRGHPQVEVGASPRAELDLVQMSRARALLLGRDYVIPEDVKALAIPAMAHRITLRPEMWVRRIRGEDVITELLRRLPVPRATVT, encoded by the coding sequence ATGACAATGCCGATGGATGTCACGGTCCAGCGCAGCGACGCCGTGCTCAGGGAGATCTCCCGGGTGGTGGTCGGCAAGCGGGACGAGATGCGACTGATCCTGATCGCGGTGCTGGCCGGCGGCCACGTGCTGATCGAGGATCTGCCGGGCCTCGGCAAGACGTTGATCGCCAGATCGTTCGCCGCCGCGCTCGGCTTGCAGTTCACCAGGGTGCAGTTCACTCCCGACCTGCTACCGGCGGACCTGCTCGGCTCGACGATCTACGACATGACCTCCGGCCGCTTCACCTTCCGGCGCGGTCCGGTGTTCACGAATGTGCTGCTCGCCGACGAGATCAACCGCACCCCGCCCAAGACCCAAGCCGCGCTGCTGGAGTCGATGGCCGAGGGGCAGGTCAGCATCGACGGCGAAACCTTCCAGCTGCCGAAGCCCTTCATCGTGCTCGCGACCGACAACCCGATCGAGTACGAGGGCACCTACCCGCTGCCGGAGGCCCAGCTCGACCGGTTCGCGATCCAGCTGCGGCTCGGCTATCTCTCCGAACACGATGAGACACAGATGATCCGGCGCAGACTGGAGCGCGGGGCCACCGCGCCGCAGGTCGGCCAGGTGGTGGACGCGAACGGTCTGCTCGAGATGCGCCAATCCGTCGAATACGTCACGGTGCATCCGGATGTGGTGAGCTACGTGGTCGCGCTGGCCGCGGCCACCCGTGGTCATCCCCAGGTCGAGGTGGGGGCGAGCCCGCGGGCCGAGCTCGATCTGGTGCAGATGTCGCGGGCCAGGGCGCTGCTGCTCGGGCGCGACTACGTGATCCCGGAAGACGTGAAGGCGCTGGCGATTCCGGCCATGGCGCACCGCATCACGCTGCGGCCGGAGATGTGGGTGCGCCGGATTCGCGGCGAGGACGTGATCACCGAGCTGTTACGCCGCCTCCCGGTGCCTCGCGCCACCGTGACATGA
- a CDS encoding DUF58 domain-containing protein, whose translation MRHRDASTAVDAELQWRPAPLVFMLAICAAVALVLAVVFGRWQLVVFAAPLLGVLATAPWQQSDTRIQVDGGGTLRCFESEEVVLTVAAFVERGHALLRLTPGRTDALGIDVEQSSDSGAAPAGLRLALSADRWGRYPVSVRVSALSPAGLAVATAVLPAGQLFVYPITDPQRMRLPRTELPERLGTHLTRRYGPGVEYADIRAYAPGDQLRIVNWPVSARRGRLYVTERLTNRSADVVVLVDTSQQAPGPATDSLELSVRGAAQVVQSTLQAGDRTAVVCLGQAPRWLRPDIGRRQFYRVVDTVLGVGEEHIPTTGTLAPHAAVPLGAIVVAFSTLLDTQFALALIDLRKRGHVVVVVDVLRGTPFRDDLDPTLAKMWQLERASMYRDMGTVGVDIVAWPADTRLDQIMRMLPEHRRTVRVRR comes from the coding sequence ATGAGACATCGCGACGCCAGTACCGCGGTCGATGCCGAACTTCAGTGGCGCCCCGCGCCGCTGGTCTTCATGCTGGCGATCTGCGCGGCCGTAGCGCTGGTGCTCGCCGTGGTGTTCGGCCGTTGGCAGCTGGTCGTTTTCGCCGCCCCGCTGCTCGGGGTGCTCGCCACCGCGCCGTGGCAGCAGAGCGACACCAGGATCCAGGTCGACGGCGGCGGCACGCTGCGGTGCTTCGAATCCGAAGAGGTGGTGCTGACCGTCGCCGCCTTCGTCGAGCGGGGCCACGCGCTGCTGCGCCTGACGCCGGGACGCACCGACGCGCTCGGCATCGACGTCGAGCAGTCCAGTGATTCCGGTGCAGCCCCCGCCGGGCTGCGGCTGGCGCTCTCGGCGGACCGCTGGGGCCGCTATCCGGTGTCCGTGCGGGTGTCGGCGCTGAGCCCGGCCGGTCTCGCGGTGGCGACCGCGGTGCTGCCCGCCGGTCAGCTGTTCGTCTATCCGATCACCGATCCGCAGCGGATGCGCTTGCCGCGCACCGAACTTCCCGAACGGCTCGGCACCCATCTGACCCGCAGGTACGGCCCTGGCGTCGAGTACGCCGACATCCGTGCCTATGCCCCCGGCGACCAACTGCGCATCGTGAACTGGCCGGTGAGCGCCCGGCGCGGCAGGCTGTACGTCACCGAGCGACTGACCAACCGCTCCGCGGATGTCGTTGTGCTGGTGGACACCTCGCAACAGGCGCCGGGCCCGGCGACGGATTCACTCGAACTGTCGGTCCGCGGCGCGGCGCAGGTGGTGCAGTCCACCCTGCAGGCGGGCGACCGCACCGCCGTGGTGTGCCTGGGGCAGGCGCCGCGCTGGCTGCGGCCCGATATCGGGCGCAGGCAGTTCTATCGGGTGGTGGACACCGTGCTCGGTGTCGGCGAGGAGCACATCCCCACCACCGGCACGCTGGCCCCGCACGCGGCGGTGCCGCTCGGCGCGATCGTGGTCGCCTTCTCCACGCTGCTGGACACCCAGTTCGCGCTGGCGCTGATCGACCTGCGCAAGCGAGGACACGTCGTGGTTGTCGTGGATGTCTTGCGCGGCACGCCGTTTCGCGACGATCTCGACCCGACGCTGGCCAAGATGTGGCAGCTCGAGCGCGCGTCGATGTATCGCGACATGGGCACCGTCGGTGTCGACATCGTGGCCTGGCCCGCCGACACCCGGCTCGATCAGATCATGCGGATGCTCCCGGAGCACCGCAGGACAGTGCGGGTGCGCCGATGA
- a CDS encoding MaoC family dehydratase: protein MPIDPKVALGAELPSREFAWSPSDVQLYQLGLGAGTRWTDPAELRYLDDRAPQVLPTFATVAPTLHETEPPRVSFPGIDIDLAKVVHGHQEVDLHGPIPAAGKATSKGRITELWDKGSAAVVVQEQLVLGSDGEPLWTARSSIFAKGEGGFGGERGPSTKTELPDTAPDFDVTVPTLPQQALLYRMCGDRNPLHSDPEFARAAGFPAPILHGLCTYGIVCKTATDTALGSAVERVSGFRARFAGVLYPGETIRTRIWRGDGELIIAATVVEREDAPVLSDVRLRLRG, encoded by the coding sequence ATGCCCATCGATCCGAAAGTCGCACTCGGAGCCGAACTTCCGAGCCGCGAGTTCGCCTGGTCCCCGTCCGACGTACAGCTGTACCAGCTCGGCCTCGGCGCGGGCACGCGCTGGACCGACCCGGCCGAACTGCGCTACCTGGACGACCGCGCACCCCAGGTGCTGCCGACGTTCGCGACCGTCGCGCCGACCCTGCACGAGACCGAGCCGCCCCGGGTCAGCTTCCCCGGCATCGACATCGACCTGGCCAAGGTGGTGCACGGCCATCAGGAGGTGGACCTGCACGGCCCCATCCCCGCGGCGGGCAAGGCGACGAGCAAGGGGCGCATCACCGAGCTCTGGGACAAGGGCTCGGCCGCGGTGGTCGTGCAGGAGCAGTTGGTGCTCGGGTCCGACGGCGAGCCGCTGTGGACCGCGCGCTCGTCCATCTTCGCCAAGGGCGAGGGCGGTTTCGGCGGCGAGCGCGGGCCGAGCACGAAAACCGAACTGCCCGATACCGCCCCGGATTTCGACGTGACCGTGCCGACGCTGCCGCAGCAGGCGTTGCTCTATCGGATGTGCGGCGATCGCAACCCGCTGCATTCGGATCCCGAATTCGCCCGTGCCGCCGGGTTTCCCGCGCCGATCCTGCACGGCCTGTGCACCTACGGCATCGTCTGCAAGACCGCTACCGACACCGCGCTCGGGTCCGCGGTGGAGCGGGTGAGCGGATTCCGGGCCCGCTTCGCGGGTGTGCTGTATCCGGGCGAGACCATCCGCACCCGGATCTGGCGTGGGGACGGCGAATTGATCATCGCCGCAACGGTCGTCGAACGCGAAGACGCGCCCGTGCTCAGCGACGTGCGGCTGCGCCTGCGCGGCTGA
- the kstD gene encoding 3-oxosteroid 1-dehydrogenase has product MFYMIDREYDVVVVGSGAAGMTAALTAAHHGLSVVLIEKAAHYGGSTARSGGGVWIPGNKALLASGRPDDREVARDYLHSIIGNVVPKERIDTYIDRGAEAFDFVLDHTPLKMKWVPGYSDYYPEAPGGLGEGRSCEPTPFNAKVLGPELANLEPPYAKAPLNVVVMQADFVRLNLIRRHPKGMLRAMRVGARTYWAKLTGKHILGMGQAIIAAMRKGLLDAQVPVLLNTPMTGLVVRDGVVTGVEAEHEGKPVTIGARYGVVLGSGGFEHNAELRTKYQRQPITTEWTTGAAANTGDGIVAGMAVGGDVGFMEDAWWGPTIFKGGRPWFALAERNLPGTIMVNSAGKRFGNESAPYVEAVHTMYGGKYGQGEGPGANIPAWLVFDQRYRNRYIFAGLQPGQRFPSRWLENDNIVKADTIEELATRIGVPSSDLAATVARFNTFAETGKDIDFGRGDSHYDRYYGDPTVKPNPCLAALVQGPFYAAKIVPGDLGTKGGLVADTAGRVLREDGTAIAGLYASGNCSTPVMGHTYAGPGATIGPAITYGYLAVLDIVAKKSEQPAQTGAEA; this is encoded by the coding sequence GTGTTCTACATGATTGATCGGGAATACGACGTGGTCGTGGTCGGCAGCGGCGCCGCGGGCATGACCGCCGCCCTGACCGCCGCCCACCACGGGCTCAGCGTGGTACTCATCGAGAAGGCCGCGCACTACGGCGGGTCGACCGCGCGCTCCGGCGGTGGCGTCTGGATCCCCGGCAACAAGGCGCTGCTCGCGTCCGGCCGGCCCGACGACCGCGAGGTGGCCCGCGACTACCTGCACAGCATCATCGGGAACGTGGTGCCGAAGGAGCGCATCGACACCTATATCGATCGGGGCGCGGAGGCATTCGACTTCGTCCTCGACCACACCCCGCTGAAGATGAAGTGGGTGCCCGGCTACTCCGACTACTACCCCGAGGCGCCCGGTGGCCTCGGCGAGGGCCGCTCCTGCGAGCCCACCCCGTTCAATGCCAAGGTGCTCGGCCCGGAACTGGCCAACCTGGAACCGCCGTACGCGAAGGCGCCGCTGAATGTGGTCGTCATGCAGGCCGACTTCGTCCGGCTCAACCTGATCCGCAGGCATCCCAAGGGCATGCTGCGCGCCATGCGGGTGGGCGCGCGCACGTACTGGGCCAAGCTCACCGGCAAGCACATCCTCGGCATGGGACAGGCGATCATCGCCGCCATGCGCAAGGGTCTGCTCGACGCGCAGGTACCCGTGCTGCTCAACACCCCGATGACCGGGCTCGTGGTGCGGGACGGCGTGGTCACCGGCGTCGAGGCCGAGCACGAGGGCAAGCCGGTCACCATCGGCGCGCGCTACGGCGTCGTGCTCGGCAGCGGCGGTTTCGAGCACAACGCCGAACTGCGCACCAAGTATCAGCGCCAGCCGATCACCACCGAGTGGACCACCGGCGCGGCCGCCAACACCGGCGACGGCATCGTCGCGGGCATGGCCGTTGGCGGCGATGTCGGCTTCATGGAGGACGCCTGGTGGGGCCCGACGATCTTCAAGGGCGGACGGCCGTGGTTCGCACTGGCCGAACGCAACCTGCCCGGCACCATCATGGTCAACAGCGCGGGCAAGCGCTTCGGCAACGAGTCCGCGCCCTACGTCGAGGCCGTGCACACCATGTACGGCGGCAAGTACGGGCAGGGCGAGGGTCCTGGTGCGAACATCCCGGCCTGGCTCGTCTTCGACCAGCGGTACCGCAACCGCTACATCTTCGCCGGATTGCAGCCCGGCCAGCGCTTTCCGTCGCGCTGGCTGGAGAACGACAACATCGTCAAGGCGGACACGATCGAGGAGCTGGCCACCAGGATCGGTGTGCCGTCGAGCGATCTCGCGGCGACGGTCGCCCGGTTCAACACCTTCGCCGAGACCGGCAAGGACATCGACTTCGGCCGCGGCGACAGCCACTACGACCGCTACTACGGCGATCCGACGGTGAAGCCGAACCCGTGCCTGGCCGCCCTGGTGCAAGGCCCGTTCTATGCCGCCAAGATCGTGCCCGGCGACCTGGGCACCAAGGGCGGCCTGGTCGCCGATACCGCGGGCCGGGTGCTGCGCGAGGACGGCACCGCGATCGCCGGACTGTATGCCTCGGGCAACTGCTCGACCCCGGTGATGGGCCACACCTACGCCGGGCCCGGCGCGACCATCGGCCCCGCCATCACCTACGGCTATCTCGCGGTGCTCGACATCGTGGCCAAGAAGTCCGAACAACCCGCGCAGACCGGCGCCGAGGCCTGA